The following are from one region of the Sandaracinus amylolyticus genome:
- a CDS encoding YciI family protein, translated as MPKYLCLQRSLPGGSPAEKPSPAQMQAMYAKFDAWRQKFQANLTDLGGRLGQGRLVTSEPVPDGPFVELKELVGGYMIVTASSLDEAAAIARECPGLVSAGSGVEVIEIRTP; from the coding sequence ATGCCCAAGTACCTCTGCCTCCAGCGTTCCCTTCCGGGTGGCTCGCCCGCGGAGAAGCCCTCCCCCGCGCAGATGCAGGCGATGTACGCGAAGTTCGATGCTTGGAGGCAGAAGTTCCAGGCGAACCTCACGGACCTCGGCGGCCGGCTCGGCCAGGGCCGGCTCGTGACGAGCGAGCCGGTCCCCGACGGCCCGTTCGTGGAGCTCAAGGAGCTCGTGGGCGGGTACATGATCGTGACCGCGAGCAGCCTCGACGAGGCCGCCGCGATCGCACGCGAGTGCCCCGGGCTCGTGAGCGCGGGCTCCGGCGTCGAGGTCATCGAGATCCGCACGCCGTGA
- a CDS encoding Hsp20/alpha crystallin family protein — protein MLTRWDPFTEMSRLQDELFRSSFAPRGAAATRATFAPAVDVFEDADAIFVQAELPGLKLEDISVGVENDVLTFSGERKSERDEGHYVRERWVGAFSRSFKLPRTVDVEKIEATLKDGILTVRLPKRENVKARRIEVKS, from the coding sequence ATGCTGACCCGCTGGGATCCGTTCACCGAGATGAGCCGTCTCCAGGACGAGCTGTTCCGTTCTTCGTTCGCGCCGCGCGGTGCCGCGGCGACCCGCGCGACCTTCGCGCCCGCGGTCGACGTCTTCGAGGACGCCGACGCGATCTTCGTGCAGGCCGAGCTCCCCGGGCTGAAGCTCGAGGACATCAGCGTCGGCGTCGAGAACGACGTGCTGACGTTCAGCGGCGAGCGCAAGAGCGAGCGCGACGAGGGCCACTACGTGCGCGAGCGCTGGGTCGGTGCGTTCTCGCGATCGTTCAAGCTGCCGCGCACCGTCGACGTCGAGAAGATCGAGGCGACGCTGAAGGACGGCATCCTCACGGTGCGCCTGCCGAAGCGCGAGAACGTGAAGGCGCGCCGCATCGAAGTGAAGAGCTGA
- the lnt gene encoding apolipoprotein N-acyltransferase, with product MKRALRAVLLGGAGGACIAVAGSPLELVALAFLGPALLLLAIDDGETSPRIALLAGASCGFVCNAITTSWIVPLLEEYAAFPTIAGVAVGALMWIGQALPIAVGAWLAAPLMTRGIAGWIALPITLTIAGSIAPMLFPWRLGVSQMPGVTFVQLAELGGPPLIDLALALGSCAAMHALRRRDPRVAVIAALVIALPYAYGAWRIDAIRAQREAAPSLRIGVVQPNLGVREKHDPFLRDAHLRLHRDMTRELEARGVDLVLWPESSYPSYLPHDPNRDLRAIGRILSDGVRGPILFGALTEAPGRRYNSVIGLAREGHVTGIYDKVNLLAFGEYVPLWDFLPPLQRVVRRGFTHGLAEGTVPIAGAHVGVLNCYEDLLVEHARLTAALDPSFLANFTNDAWFGDTFAPHLHHMLARLRAVETRRDLVRAVNTGVSGLVLATGEDAGRTPPFERTSFIAEVRLLDGALTPWVRFGDLVTPALLGVYLAMAFARRRAPVATT from the coding sequence ATGAAACGAGCGCTGCGCGCAGTGCTGCTCGGCGGTGCGGGCGGCGCGTGCATCGCGGTCGCGGGATCGCCGCTCGAGCTCGTCGCGCTCGCGTTCCTCGGCCCCGCGCTGCTCCTGCTCGCGATCGACGATGGCGAGACGTCGCCGCGCATCGCGCTGCTCGCGGGCGCGTCGTGCGGCTTCGTGTGCAACGCGATCACGACGTCGTGGATCGTCCCGCTGCTCGAGGAGTACGCGGCGTTCCCGACGATCGCAGGCGTCGCGGTGGGCGCGCTGATGTGGATCGGACAGGCGCTGCCCATCGCCGTCGGTGCGTGGCTCGCGGCGCCGCTGATGACGCGGGGGATCGCGGGATGGATCGCGCTGCCGATCACGCTGACGATCGCGGGCTCGATCGCGCCGATGCTGTTCCCGTGGCGGCTCGGGGTGTCGCAGATGCCGGGCGTCACGTTCGTGCAGCTCGCGGAGCTCGGCGGGCCGCCGCTGATCGATCTCGCGCTCGCGCTCGGCTCGTGCGCCGCGATGCACGCGCTGCGTCGCCGCGATCCGCGGGTCGCGGTGATCGCGGCGCTGGTGATCGCCCTGCCCTACGCATACGGCGCGTGGCGCATCGACGCGATCCGCGCGCAGCGCGAGGCTGCCCCGAGCCTGCGGATCGGCGTGGTCCAGCCGAACCTCGGCGTGCGCGAGAAACACGACCCGTTCCTGCGCGACGCGCACCTTCGTCTGCACCGCGACATGACGCGCGAGCTCGAGGCGCGCGGCGTCGATCTCGTGCTCTGGCCCGAGAGCTCGTACCCCTCGTACCTGCCGCACGATCCCAACCGCGATCTGCGCGCGATCGGGCGCATCCTGAGCGACGGAGTGCGCGGCCCGATCCTCTTCGGCGCGCTCACCGAGGCGCCCGGCCGCCGCTACAACTCGGTGATCGGCCTGGCGCGCGAGGGCCACGTCACCGGCATCTACGACAAGGTCAACCTGCTCGCGTTCGGCGAGTACGTGCCGCTCTGGGACTTCCTCCCGCCGCTGCAGCGGGTGGTGCGTCGCGGCTTCACCCATGGGCTCGCGGAAGGCACGGTGCCGATCGCGGGCGCGCACGTCGGCGTGCTCAACTGCTACGAGGATCTCCTCGTCGAGCACGCGCGCCTGACCGCCGCGCTCGACCCGTCGTTCCTCGCGAACTTCACCAACGACGCGTGGTTCGGCGACACGTTCGCGCCGCACCTGCACCACATGCTCGCGCGCCTACGCGCGGTCGAGACGCGCCGCGATCTGGTGCGCGCGGTGAACACCGGCGTGAGCGGCCTCGTGCTCGCGACCGGCGAGGACGCGGGCCGCACCCCGCCCTTCGAGCGCACGTCGTTCATCGCCGAGGTGCGCCTCCTCGACGGCGCGCTGACGCCGTGGGTCCGCTTCGGCGACCTCGTGACGCCCGCATTGCTCGGCGTGTACCTCGCGATGGCCTTCGCGCGACGGCGCGCACCGGTGGCGACGACCTAG
- a CDS encoding 2-oxoglutarate dehydrogenase E1 component, translating to MAHDFGVNQGLVEELYLKYRENPASVAAEWRKFFDTLEEDPFPPRRSSAGTLTAPSSVGTLLTPSAVGTITAPAPTTNGGNGQAAAAVQPVIAARAASDRRSFIPGPETRTATELQSRVSAMVNAYRVRGHLFADLDPLGLAPKPAFDIDLSAFGLDNVDLETTFQAMGQQLSLRQIVSRLKETYCRTIGTEVTQIEDPEERNWLQHRMESTLNHVDLTREQQLRLLGKLTEAEVWETFIDTTYVKTKRFSLEGGESTIPLLELLIETSAAHGADEVVIGMAHRGRLNVLVNVMELPAHDLLAAFEDAQPEKYKGRGDVKYHLGYSSDRKLAGKNVHLTLSFNPSHLEFVNPVVEGRVRAKQDRREDHHRKRVVPLLIHGDAAFIGQGVVAETLNLANLPGYTTGGTIHVVINNQIGYTTEVEDARSTRYCTDLVRMLRCPVFHVNGEDPEAVAQVAKLAAEYRQRYSKDVVVDLYCYRKYGHNEGDEPRFTQPVMYRAVDSKKTVRQVYVDRLLELGKITPNEADAIMQERRERLSKALHQVRETKHTYEPTAFTGVWTAYQGGPDASAPDAPTAVAKSTLVPLLNTLAHVPDGFQLMRQVAAVQQQYKEAAEKGTGIRWGVAENLAYATLLAQGYNVRLTGQDSRRGTFAHRMAVLHDTNSGNEFVPLHHLGDGQGRFEIYDSPLSEQGVLGFEYGYSLDSPDALVIWEAQFGDFANGAQVIIDQFLVSGEDKWHRLNGLVMLLPHGFEGAGPEHSSARLERFLALAAEDNIQVVNLTNASQIFHALRRQVMRPWRKPLVVMSPKSLFRSAEATCTLDDLANGSFQRIIGDAEIAPKKAKRVILCSGKVYYDLAQHRHKLGRDDVAIIRLEQLYPLRPEEIRDVLSGYADGTDLVWVQEEPFNSGAWYFLNARLPSMIEYRLPLRCVSRVESASPATGSGKAHALEQQQLIEEAFANIGAKTARASTRPRASTAS from the coding sequence ATGGCTCACGACTTCGGCGTCAACCAGGGACTCGTCGAGGAGCTCTACCTCAAGTACCGCGAGAACCCGGCCTCGGTGGCCGCGGAATGGCGCAAGTTCTTCGATACGCTCGAAGAAGACCCGTTCCCGCCCCGTCGCTCCTCGGCGGGCACGCTCACCGCGCCGAGCTCGGTGGGCACGCTGCTCACGCCGAGCGCCGTCGGGACGATCACCGCGCCCGCGCCCACGACCAACGGCGGCAACGGCCAGGCGGCCGCGGCGGTGCAGCCCGTGATCGCCGCGCGCGCGGCGTCCGATCGCCGCTCGTTCATCCCCGGCCCCGAGACCCGCACCGCCACCGAGCTGCAGAGCCGCGTGTCCGCGATGGTCAACGCGTACCGCGTGCGCGGCCACCTCTTCGCCGATCTCGATCCGCTCGGCCTCGCCCCGAAGCCCGCGTTCGACATCGATCTCTCGGCGTTCGGCCTCGACAACGTCGACCTCGAGACGACGTTCCAGGCGATGGGCCAGCAGCTCTCGCTGCGGCAGATCGTCTCGCGCCTCAAGGAGACCTACTGCCGCACGATCGGCACCGAGGTCACGCAGATCGAGGATCCCGAGGAGCGCAACTGGCTGCAGCACCGCATGGAGTCGACGCTCAACCACGTCGATCTCACGCGCGAGCAGCAGCTCCGCCTCCTCGGCAAGCTCACCGAGGCCGAGGTCTGGGAGACCTTCATCGACACGACCTACGTGAAGACGAAGCGCTTCAGCCTCGAGGGCGGTGAGAGCACGATCCCGCTGCTCGAGCTGCTGATCGAGACGTCGGCCGCGCACGGCGCGGACGAGGTCGTCATCGGCATGGCGCACCGCGGCCGCCTCAACGTTCTCGTCAACGTGATGGAGCTGCCCGCGCACGACCTCCTCGCGGCGTTCGAGGACGCGCAGCCCGAGAAGTACAAGGGCCGCGGCGACGTGAAGTACCACCTCGGGTACTCGAGCGATCGCAAGCTCGCGGGCAAGAACGTCCACCTCACGCTCTCGTTCAACCCGAGCCACCTCGAGTTCGTGAACCCGGTGGTCGAGGGCCGCGTCCGCGCGAAGCAGGATCGCCGCGAGGACCACCACCGCAAGCGCGTCGTGCCGCTGCTCATCCACGGCGACGCGGCGTTCATCGGTCAGGGCGTGGTCGCCGAGACGCTCAACCTCGCGAACCTCCCCGGGTACACGACGGGCGGCACGATCCACGTCGTGATCAACAACCAGATCGGCTACACGACGGAGGTCGAGGACGCGCGCAGCACGCGCTACTGCACCGACCTCGTGCGCATGCTGCGCTGCCCGGTCTTCCACGTGAACGGCGAGGACCCCGAGGCGGTCGCGCAGGTCGCGAAGCTCGCGGCCGAGTACCGCCAGCGCTACAGCAAGGACGTCGTCGTCGACCTCTATTGCTACCGCAAGTACGGCCACAACGAGGGCGACGAGCCGCGCTTCACGCAGCCCGTGATGTACCGCGCGGTCGACTCGAAGAAGACGGTCCGCCAGGTCTACGTCGACCGCCTGCTCGAGCTCGGCAAGATCACGCCGAACGAGGCCGACGCGATCATGCAGGAGCGTCGCGAGCGTCTGTCGAAGGCGCTCCACCAGGTGCGCGAGACCAAGCACACCTACGAGCCCACGGCGTTCACCGGCGTGTGGACGGCCTACCAGGGCGGCCCCGACGCGAGCGCGCCCGACGCGCCGACCGCGGTCGCGAAGTCGACCCTGGTGCCGCTGCTCAACACGCTCGCGCACGTCCCCGACGGCTTCCAGCTCATGCGCCAGGTCGCGGCGGTCCAGCAGCAGTACAAGGAAGCCGCCGAGAAGGGCACCGGGATCCGCTGGGGCGTCGCGGAGAACCTCGCGTACGCGACGCTGCTCGCGCAGGGCTACAACGTCCGCCTCACCGGGCAGGACTCGCGGCGCGGCACGTTCGCCCACCGCATGGCGGTGCTCCACGACACCAACAGCGGCAACGAGTTCGTCCCGCTGCACCACCTCGGCGACGGCCAGGGTCGCTTCGAGATCTACGACTCGCCGCTCAGCGAGCAGGGCGTGCTCGGCTTCGAGTACGGCTACTCGCTCGACTCGCCCGACGCGCTGGTGATCTGGGAGGCGCAGTTCGGTGATTTCGCGAACGGTGCGCAGGTCATCATCGACCAGTTCCTCGTGAGCGGCGAGGACAAGTGGCATCGCCTCAACGGGCTCGTGATGCTGCTGCCGCACGGGTTCGAGGGCGCGGGCCCGGAGCACTCGAGCGCGCGCCTCGAGCGCTTCCTCGCGCTCGCCGCCGAGGACAACATCCAGGTCGTCAACCTCACGAACGCGTCGCAGATCTTCCACGCGCTGCGCCGTCAGGTGATGCGCCCGTGGCGCAAGCCGCTGGTCGTGATGTCGCCGAAGAGCCTGTTCCGCTCGGCGGAAGCGACCTGCACGCTCGACGACCTCGCGAACGGCAGCTTCCAGCGCATCATCGGCGACGCGGAGATCGCGCCGAAGAAGGCGAAGCGCGTGATCCTGTGCTCGGGCAAGGTCTACTACGACCTCGCGCAGCACCGTCACAAGCTCGGCCGTGACGACGTCGCGATCATCCGGCTCGAGCAGCTCTACCCGCTGCGCCCCGAGGAGATCCGCGACGTGCTGAGCGGCTACGCGGACGGCACCGACCTCGTGTGGGTCCAGGAGGAGCCGTTCAACAGCGGCGCGTGGTACTTCCTGAACGCGCGCCTGCCCTCGATGATCGAGTACCGCCTGCCGCTGCGCTGTGTCTCCCGAGTCGAGTCAGCGAGTCCTGCGACGGGCTCGGGCAAGGCGCACGCGCTCGAGCAGCAGCAGCTCATCGAGGAGGCCTTCGCGAACATCGGCGCGAAGACCGCGCGCGCGAGCACGCGCCCGCGCGCCTCGACCGCGAGCTGA
- a CDS encoding diacylglycerol/lipid kinase family protein, with protein sequence MDRDPFLLVVNPRAGAGRAEKRLPALSDALRAAGAEFEIARTAGPRHATEIVRDALGRGVRGIGVVGGDGTLNEAVNGFFDADGRVIEPDAWIGPLSCGTGGDFRKTIGSPDVGAGGRGMDALANRFVAAKPRPLDVGWLEMIDHEGVPARRAFLNIASFGVGGLVDRLVNETPKWMGGTPAFFLGTVRALARYRSQRVRVRLDDGPARETKIVNMAVANGRFFGGGMQIAPRAEIDDGLFDVVGLEMDVSASFGLTSRIYQGRHLDRPGVTFERARRVRAEPVNEGDHVLLDVDGEAPGRLPATFSVRASAIHLRG encoded by the coding sequence GTGGATCGCGATCCCTTCCTTCTCGTCGTCAACCCACGCGCGGGCGCAGGTCGCGCCGAGAAGCGCCTCCCCGCGCTGAGCGACGCGCTGCGCGCGGCGGGCGCGGAGTTCGAGATCGCGCGCACCGCCGGCCCGCGCCACGCCACCGAGATCGTGCGCGATGCGCTCGGGCGCGGCGTGCGCGGCATCGGCGTGGTCGGAGGCGACGGGACGCTCAACGAAGCGGTGAACGGGTTTTTCGACGCCGACGGTCGCGTGATCGAGCCCGACGCGTGGATCGGCCCGCTCTCGTGCGGCACCGGCGGCGACTTCCGCAAGACGATCGGCAGCCCCGACGTCGGCGCGGGCGGGCGCGGCATGGACGCGCTCGCGAATCGCTTCGTCGCCGCGAAGCCGAGGCCGCTCGACGTCGGCTGGCTCGAGATGATCGATCACGAGGGCGTGCCCGCGCGCCGCGCGTTCCTGAACATCGCGAGCTTCGGCGTGGGCGGGCTCGTCGATCGCCTGGTGAACGAGACGCCGAAGTGGATGGGCGGCACGCCCGCGTTCTTCCTCGGCACGGTGCGCGCGCTCGCGCGGTATCGCAGCCAGCGGGTGCGGGTGCGGCTCGACGACGGCCCGGCGCGCGAGACGAAGATCGTGAACATGGCGGTCGCGAACGGCCGCTTCTTCGGCGGCGGCATGCAGATCGCGCCGCGTGCCGAGATCGACGACGGGCTCTTCGACGTCGTCGGGCTCGAGATGGACGTGAGCGCGAGCTTCGGGCTCACGTCGCGCATCTACCAGGGCCGCCACCTCGATCGCCCCGGCGTCACGTTCGAGCGCGCGCGCCGGGTGCGCGCCGAGCCGGTGAACGAGGGCGACCACGTGCTGCTCGACGTCGATGGTGAAGCGCCGGGGCGCCTGCCCGCGACGTTCTCGGTGCGCGCGAGCGCGATCCACCTGCGCGGATGA
- a CDS encoding RNA polymerase sigma factor — translation MSPAAQGDAFFRHEYGRLVAMLVRRVGARHLEAIEDAVQSALLAALETWPTGGAPENPSAWLFRSAHNAVLGSLRSETRRARLRGRHRPESELTDAPEAYLAADVPDDLLRMLFVCCDPGIPIEAQLVLALKTLCGFGVREIAERLFLTEANVYKRLARARERLRRRSPLEGDLALPELASRAPAVRAVLYLMFTEGHLSSHADGAVRVELCDEAVRLAMLLSDHGAGNTAETAALLALMHLHRARTPARLDPAGGLVLLEEQDRAAWDADEIHAGLAWLERSASGDVLSRYHIEAAIAAEHSLAASFASTRWDRVIELYEQLERLAPSPLHRLNRAIATAEWRGAQAGLAVLDDVEPPTWLAGWFLWAAVLADLHLRAGHRERADRYRELALEAAPSPQLRDVLARRLAE, via the coding sequence GTGAGTCCGGCCGCGCAGGGCGACGCGTTCTTCCGCCACGAGTACGGGCGCCTCGTCGCGATGCTCGTGCGTCGCGTCGGCGCCCGGCACCTCGAGGCGATCGAGGACGCGGTGCAGAGCGCGCTGCTCGCCGCGCTCGAGACCTGGCCGACGGGCGGCGCGCCGGAGAATCCGTCCGCGTGGCTCTTCCGGTCGGCGCACAACGCCGTGCTCGGCTCGCTACGGAGCGAGACGCGTCGCGCGCGGCTTCGCGGACGGCACCGCCCGGAGAGCGAGCTCACCGACGCGCCGGAGGCCTACCTCGCTGCCGACGTGCCCGACGACCTCCTTCGGATGCTGTTCGTCTGTTGCGATCCCGGGATCCCAATCGAGGCGCAGCTCGTGCTCGCGCTCAAGACCCTCTGCGGCTTCGGCGTCCGCGAGATCGCGGAGCGCCTGTTCCTCACCGAAGCGAACGTCTACAAGCGGCTCGCGCGAGCGCGCGAGCGGCTGCGCCGGCGATCGCCGCTCGAGGGCGATCTCGCACTGCCGGAGCTCGCGTCGCGGGCTCCGGCAGTGCGCGCAGTCTTGTATCTCATGTTCACCGAGGGACACCTCTCGTCGCACGCCGACGGCGCGGTGCGCGTCGAGCTCTGCGACGAGGCCGTCCGCCTCGCGATGCTCCTTTCGGATCATGGAGCTGGCAACACGGCGGAGACGGCGGCGTTGCTCGCGCTGATGCACCTCCACCGCGCGCGTACGCCCGCGAGGCTGGATCCAGCAGGAGGCCTCGTTCTGCTCGAGGAGCAGGACCGCGCCGCGTGGGACGCCGACGAGATTCACGCCGGGCTCGCGTGGCTCGAGCGCTCGGCGAGCGGCGACGTGCTCTCGCGGTACCACATCGAGGCCGCGATCGCGGCGGAGCACTCCCTGGCCGCGTCGTTCGCGAGCACGCGATGGGATCGCGTGATCGAGCTGTACGAACAGCTCGAGCGTCTCGCCCCGTCGCCGCTCCACCGACTCAACCGCGCGATCGCAACGGCAGAGTGGCGTGGTGCGCAGGCGGGACTCGCCGTGCTCGACGACGTCGAGCCGCCGACGTGGCTCGCGGGATGGTTCCTCTGGGCCGCGGTGCTCGCCGACCTCCACCTGCGCGCGGGCCATCGCGAGCGGGCGGATCGCTACCGCGAGCTCGCGCTCGAGGCTGCGCCCTCGCCGCAGCTGCGCGACGTGCTCGCACGCCGGCTCGCGGAGTAA
- a CDS encoding rhomboid family intramembrane serine protease, translating to MRFAFPPLTPVVRVILVVLFASFVAQSLLQGLIGLPLFDWLALSPELDVPLAWQWATYPLVEYVGSSAVISRAIDLLLIWTFGAMAESHLGRNRTLQLVVVSVLGGAILPLAFGLLFGDYAMPAAGAGAIAWAMMGAFAVITRGAPVNFVLMPSMSAWHALGVFLVITALQSMWARTPTPLLIALGALAAAVLFVRWIEQRPTRPTKKTGGNGPRRRSGASHLQVIPGGQSSEDERPRWLN from the coding sequence ATGAGGTTCGCGTTCCCGCCGCTCACACCCGTCGTCCGCGTGATCCTCGTGGTGCTCTTCGCGTCGTTCGTCGCGCAGAGCCTGCTGCAGGGCCTCATCGGGCTGCCGCTCTTCGACTGGCTCGCGCTCTCTCCGGAGCTCGACGTGCCTCTGGCGTGGCAGTGGGCGACGTACCCGCTGGTGGAGTACGTGGGATCGAGCGCGGTGATCTCGCGCGCGATCGACCTCTTGTTGATCTGGACCTTCGGTGCGATGGCGGAGTCGCACCTGGGGCGCAACCGCACGCTCCAGCTCGTGGTGGTGTCGGTGCTCGGCGGCGCGATCCTGCCCCTCGCGTTCGGGCTGCTCTTCGGCGACTACGCGATGCCGGCCGCGGGCGCGGGCGCGATCGCCTGGGCGATGATGGGCGCGTTCGCGGTGATCACGCGCGGTGCGCCGGTGAACTTCGTGCTGATGCCGAGCATGAGCGCGTGGCACGCGCTCGGTGTCTTCCTGGTGATCACCGCGCTCCAGTCGATGTGGGCGCGCACGCCGACGCCGCTCCTCATCGCGCTCGGCGCGCTCGCGGCCGCGGTGCTCTTCGTTCGCTGGATCGAGCAGCGCCCCACGCGGCCGACGAAGAAGACCGGTGGCAATGGGCCGCGGCGGCGCAGCGGCGCGTCCCACCTGCAGGTGATCCCGGGCGGTCAGTCGAGCGAGGACGAGCGCCCGCGCTGGCTCAATTGA
- a CDS encoding acyl-CoA dehydrogenase family protein, whose product MKVTPFNQPPPALGNQYDEDRPLRSLLARIVPRDALLSIEPVLRDLGELAGGELYRMQLDDRENDPKLVHWDAWGNRIDHIEVSPLWRRAERIAAEKGLVATAYERRLGALSRVHQFSLVHLFGPATDIYACPLAMTDGAARTLLESGNAVLAERAVPRLTSRDPDRFWTSGQWMTESTGGSDVGRSETVATKDESGQWRLWGRKWFTSATTAQMSLTLARPEGNGPGGRGLALFYVETRDPSGRLRNILVHRLKDKLGTRKVPTAELTLDGTPATPVIGLDNGTKYISPMLNVTRTWNTVMAVAGMRRGIALARDYATKRVAFGAPLSEKPLHVDTLAGIAAEYEAALQLAFFVVQLHGRIEAREASDRDVLLARLLTPIAKLVTGKQAVAVASEVLESFGGAGYVEDTGLPVLLRDAQVLPIWEGTTNVLSLDTLRALGHGPDVAAALEHEMEARVGTIADAALREVAERARGAVRRALGWLASSYSSSPLDVEGGARRFALTLGRSLELLLLAHHADWSLKNERDARARAAALRFARAPFDLVEDTPVADLRALANDEPLAV is encoded by the coding sequence ATGAAGGTCACGCCGTTCAACCAGCCTCCGCCCGCGCTGGGCAACCAGTACGACGAGGATCGACCGCTCCGTTCGCTGCTCGCCCGCATCGTCCCCCGCGACGCGCTCCTCTCGATCGAGCCCGTGCTGCGCGACCTCGGCGAGCTCGCCGGCGGCGAGCTCTACCGGATGCAGCTCGACGATCGCGAGAACGACCCGAAGCTCGTCCACTGGGACGCGTGGGGCAATCGCATCGATCACATCGAGGTCTCGCCGCTCTGGAGGCGCGCCGAGCGCATCGCCGCGGAGAAGGGCCTGGTCGCGACCGCCTACGAGCGTCGCCTCGGCGCGCTCTCGCGCGTGCACCAGTTCTCGCTCGTGCACCTCTTCGGGCCCGCGACCGACATCTACGCGTGCCCCCTCGCGATGACCGACGGCGCGGCGCGCACCCTGCTCGAGTCGGGCAACGCGGTGCTCGCGGAGCGCGCGGTGCCGCGCCTCACCTCGCGCGATCCCGATCGCTTCTGGACCAGCGGCCAGTGGATGACCGAGTCGACCGGCGGCTCCGACGTCGGCCGCAGCGAGACCGTCGCGACGAAGGACGAGAGCGGCCAGTGGCGCCTCTGGGGCCGCAAGTGGTTCACCTCCGCGACCACCGCGCAGATGTCGCTCACGCTCGCGCGCCCCGAGGGCAACGGCCCCGGCGGTCGCGGCCTCGCGCTCTTCTACGTCGAGACCCGCGATCCGAGCGGGCGCCTCCGCAACATCCTGGTGCATCGCCTCAAGGACAAGCTCGGCACGCGCAAGGTGCCCACCGCGGAGCTCACGCTCGACGGCACGCCCGCGACCCCGGTGATCGGGCTCGACAACGGCACCAAGTACATCTCGCCGATGCTCAACGTCACGCGCACCTGGAACACGGTGATGGCGGTGGCGGGCATGCGGCGCGGCATCGCGCTGGCGCGCGACTACGCGACGAAGCGCGTCGCGTTCGGCGCGCCGCTCTCGGAGAAGCCGCTCCACGTCGACACGCTCGCGGGCATCGCGGCGGAGTACGAGGCCGCGCTCCAGCTCGCGTTCTTCGTGGTGCAGCTCCACGGGCGCATCGAGGCACGCGAGGCGAGCGATCGCGACGTCCTGCTCGCGCGACTGCTGACGCCGATCGCGAAGCTCGTCACCGGCAAGCAGGCGGTCGCGGTCGCGAGCGAGGTGCTCGAGAGCTTCGGTGGCGCGGGTTACGTCGAGGACACCGGGCTGCCGGTGCTGCTGCGCGACGCGCAGGTCCTGCCGATCTGGGAAGGCACGACGAACGTGCTCTCGCTCGACACGCTGCGCGCGCTCGGCCACGGGCCCGACGTCGCGGCCGCGCTCGAGCACGAGATGGAGGCGCGCGTCGGGACGATCGCCGATGCCGCGCTGCGCGAGGTCGCGGAGCGCGCGCGGGGCGCGGTGCGGCGCGCGCTGGGCTGGCTCGCGTCGAGCTACTCGTCGAGCCCGCTCGACGTGGAGGGCGGGGCGCGCCGGTTCGCGCTGACGCTCGGACGCTCGCTCGAGCTGCTCCTCCTCGCGCACCACGCCGACTGGTCGCTGAAGAACGAGCGCGACGCGCGCGCCCGCGCCGCGGCGCTGCGCTTCGCGCGCGCGCCGTTCGATCTCGTCGAGGACACGCCGGTCGCGGATCTGCGCGCGCTGGCGAACGACGAGCCGCTCGCGGTCTGA